The nucleotide sequence AACCTGGTGCGAAGGTTCACAAGGTAAGCAGTGCCAATCGCCTCAAAGATCAAGAGCTAGTCTTTAAAGCTTTTTGGCAGTGTCTTGTTGAGGAAGATATAGAGTCATTCAAAGAAATTCTTAGAACACATCTTGAAGCTGTGCATAAAGGTCAATTGGCTAAAAAATCTAAGACTTCAAGGCGGACACTTCATCGGATTCTATCACCCGAAGGAAATCCGACGTTGAAAAATATTTCCAGTGTTATTCATGCGCTTTATGGATGACAATGGAGCAACTTGATTTTGTCACACCAGACTATTTTTCACAGCAGAAGTCTAACCGAGATTTACCTAACATCTGGATGCTTGAAGTGACTGGCGTGTTAACAGCTGAGCAAACAGCAACATTGCTAAAATTTGCCCAAGATTTGGCAGCAAAAATTGAAGACTATTCGCAGCAATGGACAGGTGAAAAATGCCTGACAACTTCCTTTTTTGAAGGAAGGTAAGAAACACCGCTGCATTAGTCTGAATTGTTTTGCTAAAGCTACAATCTCGGAAGTTTTTTTGTAATCACTATGATGCCAGCTAAAATTTATTTGCAGCCATAAGTGCGGCTGTGATATAAGTAAGTTATGTCTCTTGTTTGCTTGCAATTTACGACTACGACCACAACCCCTTAGCGGGTTAAAATATTCTTTTTTCTACAATACACTCGTTTTTTTACTCTAAACCGTCAGACAATGACGATTTAGGGTTACATCATCACAGCAGAACAATTTATAGTAGGACTCTATGAAAGTCATGAAATTCGGCGGAACATCTGTCGGTTCCCCAGAAAATATCAGAAAAGTTTGTCGTATTGTTGAGCAAGCTGCCAACGAAAAGCAAGTCCAGGCAGTTGTTGTTTCGGCATTTTCAGGTGTAACAGATCTACTCCTAAAGATATCGCACCAGGCAGAAAAAGCTGAACAACAAGCGAAGCTAACATTTAAGCAGCTCTGCGATCAGCATCTACAATACGTCGAAGAACTTTTCCCGGCAAAGCATCGTAGCTTAGTCGTTGCCACAGTTAAAACTAGTTTCAATGAACTCGAAGAACTACTGCGCGGAATTGCAACCTTAGGAGAATGCTCACCTCGTATGCGCGACCGTATTGCCGCTTATGGCGAACTTTTGTCAGCATTTATTGTTGCTAAGTTTTTTTCCGAGCAGGGACTGCAAACTACGCTTTGCGATCCACGGCAATTAATCTGCACTAATGATAAATTTGGTAACGCCCACGCAGATTTAAATGTTTCAAGTCAACGCATCCAGGCAGCTTATCAAAATATTCAAGGCTTCCTCTTATTCCCAGGCTTTATCGGGGCAACAGCTAAGGGAGATACGACAACCTTAGGTCGCGGCGGGTCCGACTACACGGCGTCAATTGTTGGCGTTGCCTTAGGAGCAGCTGAAATTGAAATTTGGACTGACGTAAATGGTGTGATGACAGCTGACCCACGAGTTGTGCCCGACGCAATTTCAATCTCACAGCTCAGTTATGAAGAAGCGATGGAACTTTCTCATTTCGGGGCAAAGGTAATTTATCCTCCAACAATTCAGCCTGCCTACGCTGCCGGAATACCGCTGCGGATTAAAAATACTATGCAACCGAGCTTCCCGGGAACAGTGATTAGTACCGGCACAATCGCTCACGAATATCTAGCAACCGGCATATCTTCGATTGAGCACGTTGCATTAATCCGTGTTCTGGGCGCAGGCATGCAAGTAGTGCCAGGTAGTGCGGGCAGGGTCTTTGCGGTGCTTTCGCAGGAGAAAATTAACGTAATCTTAATTTCACAAGCTTCCTCAGAGCACTCGATTTGTTTTGCAATTGACCCAAGTCAGACAGAACTAGCGGTGAGCGCATTGAACGAAGAATTTTCTACGGAATTTAAAGAACATAAGCTGGATACGATTATCGTGCAGGATCAATGTTCCATTATTGCACTGGTTGGCGAGAATATGCGCAACCTTCCTGGCATTAGTGGTAAATTTTTTCATGCGCTGGGGAAAAATAGCGTGAATATTATTGCCATCGCTCAAGGCTCTTCTGAATTAAATATTTCAGCAGTGATCGAGCGACACGATCGAAAAAAAGCGCTGCAAGCTGTGCATGAAACATTTTTCCTTTCCAGTATTAATAAACTCAACGTTTTTTGCGTAGGGATGGGACTGATTGCACGCACTTTGACGCAACAAATCAGTGACCAGCATCAAGAATTGATCGATCAATATCGCACTGACGTGCGCCTGCTGGGTGTCTCGAATACAAAAAAAATGCTGATCGGTGAAAACAAGTTGATGCTTGATCAACTACCGCAAATTGTTGAAACCAATGGCTCACCCGCCGCAACAGATAAATTCGTCCAGCAAATAATTGATCTCAATTTGCCAAATAGCGTTTTCGTAGACTGCACGGCAAGTGAAGCAGTGCCAGAATTCTATGAACGCTTGCTCAGTGCTAATATTTCTGTCGTCACGGCGAATAAAAAAGGACTTGCCGCAGATCTTACAAAGTATCAACTCATGAAAGCTGCT is from bacterium and encodes:
- the thrA gene encoding bifunctional aspartate kinase/homoserine dehydrogenase I, giving the protein MKVMKFGGTSVGSPENIRKVCRIVEQAANEKQVQAVVVSAFSGVTDLLLKISHQAEKAEQQAKLTFKQLCDQHLQYVEELFPAKHRSLVVATVKTSFNELEELLRGIATLGECSPRMRDRIAAYGELLSAFIVAKFFSEQGLQTTLCDPRQLICTNDKFGNAHADLNVSSQRIQAAYQNIQGFLLFPGFIGATAKGDTTTLGRGGSDYTASIVGVALGAAEIEIWTDVNGVMTADPRVVPDAISISQLSYEEAMELSHFGAKVIYPPTIQPAYAAGIPLRIKNTMQPSFPGTVISTGTIAHEYLATGISSIEHVALIRVLGAGMQVVPGSAGRVFAVLSQEKINVILISQASSEHSICFAIDPSQTELAVSALNEEFSTEFKEHKLDTIIVQDQCSIIALVGENMRNLPGISGKFFHALGKNSVNIIAIAQGSSELNISAVIERHDRKKALQAVHETFFLSSINKLNVFCVGMGLIARTLTQQISDQHQELIDQYRTDVRLLGVSNTKKMLIGENKLMLDQLPQIVETNGSPAATDKFVQQIIDLNLPNSVFVDCTASEAVPEFYERLLSANISVVTANKKGLAADLTKYQLMKAAEKKHNTLFLYETSVGAGLPVINTLKDLIKSGDTILEIEAVLSGTLSYIFNTLTAADSFAEIVKQAKDLGYTEPDPRDDLSGTDVARKLLILAREAGQEISMPEIQVQSLIPEVCRKCSAEEFLALLKLHEAEILKPFAAALKQGKKLCYSGAIKDGVASTSLQAIGPEHPFYGLSGSDNIISFKTRRYHTRPLIIRGPGAGADVTAAGVFADILRVAI